A genomic window from Halorubrum trapanicum includes:
- a CDS encoding DUF5811 family protein produces the protein MNGNNPYAGAPGVTDAGSPAAVDLSPDQERQLRRAVAGIVSRTQSYLPDSYAVGSELSVGAEGPQATVAVNPPAGHPVSAGFTPDPEDLDAGIAESDTDEVARGLAASAAVQVMDAVGDITPTAK, from the coding sequence ATGAACGGCAACAACCCGTACGCCGGGGCACCGGGTGTGACGGACGCGGGCTCGCCCGCGGCCGTCGACCTCTCTCCGGACCAGGAACGACAGCTCCGGCGCGCGGTCGCCGGAATCGTATCGCGCACGCAATCGTATCTCCCCGACAGCTACGCCGTCGGCTCCGAGCTCTCCGTCGGCGCCGAGGGCCCGCAGGCGACCGTCGCGGTCAACCCGCCGGCCGGCCACCCCGTCTCGGCCGGCTTCACCCCCGACCCCGAGGACCTGGACGCCGGCATCGCCGAGTCCGACACCGACGAGGTCGCCCGCGGCCTCGCCGCCAGCGCGGCTGTCCAGGTGATGGACGCCGTCGGCGATATCACGCCGACCGCGAAGTGA
- a CDS encoding pyruvoyl-dependent arginine decarboxylase yields MNTIHVAGGVGVADTAMASYDAALADANLHNYNLVAVSSVVPAEATVEAVSAVPDLGPAGNRLTVVEARRTIGPGDEVDFREGGRSGAEGAESKRAPRRHPDAVAGLGWATGPGPGLFYEVTGEDPEGVRERIEAGLDAGSDLRDWELPERETRVETVAAEPDRYATAVVIAAYGESEPIL; encoded by the coding sequence ATGAACACCATTCACGTCGCCGGCGGCGTCGGAGTCGCCGACACGGCGATGGCCTCTTACGACGCCGCGCTCGCGGACGCGAACCTCCACAACTACAACCTCGTGGCGGTCTCCTCCGTCGTCCCCGCCGAGGCGACCGTCGAAGCGGTGTCGGCGGTCCCTGACTTGGGCCCCGCCGGCAACCGACTCACCGTCGTCGAGGCGCGCAGGACGATCGGACCGGGCGACGAGGTCGACTTCCGCGAGGGCGGGCGCTCGGGCGCCGAGGGCGCCGAGTCGAAGCGCGCGCCGCGCCGACACCCCGACGCGGTCGCGGGGCTCGGCTGGGCGACCGGCCCGGGCCCGGGGCTCTTCTACGAGGTGACCGGGGAGGACCCCGAGGGCGTCCGCGAGCGGATCGAGGCGGGGCTCGACGCGGGGTCCGACCTCCGCGACTGGGAGCTCCCGGAGCGCGAGACGCGCGTCGAGACGGTCGCCGCTGAGCCGGACCGGTACGCGACCGCGGTCGTGATCGCCGCGTACGGGGAGTCCGAGCCGATCCTGTAG